Within Dictyostelium discoideum AX4 chromosome 4 chromosome, whole genome shotgun sequence, the genomic segment taaaacaaccaattaattcaactaataatattgaaatttcattagCAAATccatcaaatattttattatcaaaaccTCCAAAAACAACACTTTCTCAAACTCAAGCAAAAGGTTATTTctcaaaaactaaaattataCCAAATagaatttcatcatcaagtaaaccaattaaaattataacatTAGAAGAATATTGTagattaaatataaaaccaattgaacaatttgaacaagataaagaaattaataataataaaaataataataaaaataatgattcagATGATTCAGATGATTCAGATGATGGTtcagatgataatgatgatggaaGTTGtatagataaaaataaaaaagaaaaatttaaatcaccagattcatcattaaaagttttaaatgtAAAACATAATGTTTTTAATAGGAGAGGTCAATTTGCAAGATATTCAGGTGAAACAGTTggtgattatttaatttgttaTTTTTCACCAGAGGAAACTGAAGGTGTTGCAGTATCATTAGAGAATATTTTGATATTAGGTAGAGAAACAATTGATAGTATTAAATCATGTTATGCAAATCCAAATGATAAGAAAATTTTAACAGATATTCATCAACCAACTAATGATTTTGGTTATTTAATTGGTCAAAAAGTTAAAGATTATACtgtaaaacatttaaaacaaaatgaagACATTGATATGAATTTCATAAAAActgaatataaaaaatataataataataaatataatccAAATAGGAACCActataataacaacaacaacaacaataataataataatttagatgaAGATGATCAATCaacaaattgtttaaaatctttaacaAAGGTAAAGAAAATGTCAGATACagtaaatataatattaaataattatcgTCAAAATCAACAAGCTACTGAATATTCTTCAGAATTGGCAGAGGTACCATtggtttataaaaatttagagagagaaattaaaaaagaggTTGAAATATTTGAGAAATCAACAAATATTAGAAATTTCTTTATACCTTATTATGGCGAAACAttgtataattttaatagaaaTACACCATTGAAAAAGGCAACTAgaaaaattcaacaaattaaatatgaaattgatttattatttgataaattgaaTCAAGAGAAACTTCAATATTTAGATGGTTCTCGTAAGGCTGACATGTCAGATTGGTGGTTAAATTTACGTGATTCAAGATGTAATGAATTCTTGGATAAATTAGGATACAAATTAAATGCATTACCAGATAACTATATTGAACAACAACCTTCAAATATTCaagatataataaaaaatttgaaaattattaaaacaattctAAATAGTACAtctagtggtggtggtggtggtggtggtggtgaaatTGATTCCAAAGTTGTTTCAAAATATTCACCACTtccattaattaaagaattgacaaaagaaatttatcCAAGAATTcaccaatttaaaaataattgtcatttaataatttgtgATGAATTTAAGTTAACTTGTTATCCTGGTAATGAATCTatgaaattgtttttaaatactttaaaatatgaaaataaaattagtaaagAAGTTTATGATCAATatgaactattattattagatttagATTATTTAACTGAAATGGAACAATctgaaaatacaaataaatctTTTCATATTGTACCTATTAGTGGTTTAGTAATTGGTTTCTTTTCAATACTagtaaatgaattaaaaactGCAATTGAACAATGGTCAACtccaaatgattttattcatttaccaaattcaatttcaacaacaaatttaatttctggtttaaatttaaattcggttgcaaattcaaatataccAATACCACCACCTCTACCACCCCCACCCccacctccaccaccacATATACCATTATCTCCAAATAGTgctagtagtagtagtaataatagtagtggtagttttTGGTCAACAAGTATTAAAAAACCGATATCAATACCATCAATATTTATGAATAATAGACAATtaaatagcaataataataataataataataataatagtaataatttaagtggtcaattaaattataatatgaaTTATAGTGCAAATACTATTGGTAGAGCAATGACAAAAGATgagaaatcaattttaattaaaagtatTTTATCAGAGGATTCAAGTTTTGTTGAAGAGGTTATAACTAGTTTAAAGTATGAAAGTGAATCAGAATTTCAAAAAGTATGGCTAAATGAACCAGATGGTGTTACAGGCTGGGCACCAATTCATTTCGCTTGTTTTATTGGTAATTCGgatataataaatcaactTTTAGATCAACCCGGTAttgatataaatataaagagTAAACAACGTGGTTCCGCTCTACATTTCATAGTAAAACATCAATATACTGAAAAGAGAAAGAATGTTATAAACAAAATGATAAACAAAGGCATAGATATCAATAACTCTACAAAGATAAGTGGTGAAACTCCACTTCATTCTTGCTCGCTTAGAGGTAATTTCGAATGGCTGCAATTCCTATTGGAAAAAGGTGCAAATGTAAATGCTGTAACTCTAAATAATGAAACCAGTTTACATTATGCCATCACTGTCAATAGAATTGATATAGTTGATTTCTTAATTAAATATGGTGCTAAAATAGatataaaatcaaagaaaagaGGTACTCCAATCCAACTTGCTGCAAACTTAAATTTACCAAGAATAGTTGAATTATTGGAATATCATGCTTCAatgaaatcaaaataaataaaataaaaaaaacaaaataaaaaaaataaaaattagtgtttttatctttataaaaagtattttttttttttttttttttttgtatatataCGAATCCACCCCGtccttattttttttttttttcaattatttttttatttttagactGTTTGGGAAATTAGGTCCAtgtgcttttttttttttttgaaatatcaataaaattttcttAGAAGaggatattttaattaaaaaaaaaaaaaaaaaaaaaaaaatttttaaaatttttgtgaatgtttttttaattttttttttttttttttttattggcaTTCATAAATTTAAAGCATACTAccagaataaaataaataaaaaaaaagaaaatgagtGGAACCAATAGTTggttaaacaataataacaataatagtaatacaacattaacaaatacaaatactaTTGGAGGTACAAATTTTGgtataaatcaatttgatggtgatgattgggataatatttttgatggtaataatggtgatggtgatggtgatttaGATGGTGATAGTTATAAAAGTTATCAAAATCCATACTCTTATCGTGATtgtataatatttttaatagatGCATCAAAAGCAATGTTTGaaccaaatgaaaataatgaaatccCATTTCATAATGCAGTAAAATGTTTAATTCAAACAATTactgataaaattattacaagtGATAGTGATTTAATTGgtgtttgtttttataatacAGTAAGTaaatctatatatatatatatatatatataaatatttaaaattaaacaaattattaatcattaatatttattttaaagaataaaaaaaaaaatataaatgattttgaaaatatatatgTATTATCAGATTTAGATATACCAGATCCAAAGATAATATTAACATTAGAAGAAATGTTAGAGAATTCAAATTTCACTACGAATGGATTGGGTAATTGTCAAGGTGAAATGCCATTTTGTGATGCATTATGGACATGTTCAACCATGTTTAGTAATATCAAACAATCTGGATCATCATCAGGTGagaattcaaataataataatttcaaaagaattttCTTATTCACAAATGAAGACAATCCGAATGCATACAATGATAGTATTAGAAATTCATCGATTCAACGTTCAAAAGATTTATcagatttaaatattcaaattgaattattctCAATGAATAAATCTGTGAATGATAAATTCGATTTCTCTTTATTCTATCAACATATTCTAATATTTGCAGATGAAGAGAATTATTTAGATCCAACTCAATTTGATGCAAGTTCCAAATTCTCTGATTtaagatttaaattaaaaagaaaagaatttaaaaaaagatcattaggtaaattaccattatatattggtaatttaaataataataataataatagcaatagttTAGATAGTCAAGTTATTATATCAACTCaactttataatttattttcacatGCTCAtaaatcatcaccaacattaTTAGAtccaaaaacaaatttaccAGTTAAACAATTGATAAAGAATGTTTGTGCAAACACTCAAGCTACTTTATTACCATCACAAATTAAACTTTGTTATCATTATGGTGGTGAACCTGTTATATTTACCAAAGATGAGATGCAAACAATTAAATCTATCGATAGAATTGGTTTCACTTTGTTAGGTTTTAAACCATTGGAAAACATTAAACCCTATCATTCAATCAAACATTCACAATTCATTTTCCCTGAtgatcaatcaattaaaggtTCGGTTTTAGCATTCAATGCTTTGGTTGAACAAATGTTAAAATCTGGTAAAGCTGCAATTTGTCGTTTCACTCCACGTTCATCTTCTTCACCTCGTATGGTTGCTTTAATACCACAAGAAGAGATTTTACAATCTGAAtctgaatttaataatcaacaattattaaattcattatcatcacaacaacaacaacaacaatcttcTCAACAATCTTCTTCTtcccaacaacaacaacaacaacaacaacaacaacaacaacaacaacaacaacaacaacaacaacaacttcctTCTTCATctcaacaatcaaataataataggaaaattcaaattagaCCAAGAGGTATGcatgttatttatttaccatTTGCAGATGATATTAGATATCCAAATAATATTGGTGTTAAAAGTGATGGATTAGAGATTAAACaagaaaatattgataaagcaaagaatattattaaaatgatgaaaattaaatttgatgaaaaGAAATTTGTAAATCCTGGACTTCAAAAACATTATGCTTCTTTACAAGCTATTGCATTGGAAAGAGATAAAGTTGAAGAAACTGTTGATAATATTCAACCAGAtagaaaattaattgaaaaggTTATTGATACCACTCAAGATTTTAGTGATGGTATATTCCCAGTTGGTTATGCTTCGACTGTTTCCTCGGCAACTTCTTCTACCTCATCCTCTTCTGCAAAACGTTTAAGAGACGGTAAAGATTTATCTACAATGGATTGGCCTGATATGGTAAAGAGTGgtgaaatcattaaattgaCAGTAGAcgatttaaaatcatttttatcaaatcaaaatattaaaccaagttcaaaagcaaaaaaagcagatttaatagatttaatctcaaatttaatttctggtggtaattttaaaccaGATAAATTACATCTTTTGAAAAAGGATTCACCTCCTTTATCTGATAatacaataacaacaaatggtggtgatgacgatgataataatagaccatctaaaaaagttaaatcaACTTCAACCTCAACTACTGCCTCCAAAAAtacctcttcttcttctccACCTCTTGTTTCTGCTGCaacaatgaataaaaaagCTCCTCCAAAGAAAAGTTTTTCagtaaaagataaaaatagtagtaataatagtagtggtggtagtagtaaaGCAAATGTTAATGACGAATTTGATAtcgattttaaaaatagtgaTCAAGATGATGATACAGATAACGAATCcgatgtaaataataaagccACCACTTCAACCACTACAATAACTACTACAACAGCAGCCCCAAAGAAAAACAACTTTGTCAATAATGGTATGTTTGATACTAGGGAATTATGTAAATATGGTAAAAACTGCTATCGTACAAATAAACAACATCTTGATGAATATAGAcatcaataaaatattattaaacttTATAAATTGCTACATATGACactattactttttttttttttttttttttttttttttctcttaattttatttacaactttatttttttaaaaatacttttaatGCATTTGAACTGCAAATTGTTCTctaattttcttttcattcttctttttttgtgATAATCTCTTTGCAACTTTTTTCCTATcttgttgtttttcattttctttttgtatATTTGATTGAATAATATCTCTCTTTTTTTGTGCTGCTCTTGATTCTGATGATACAATAGTTTTCTTTcttaacaattttaaattctcttctaaaattttatcttGATCCACTTTTTGTTTAATAACTttatctaaaataaaattttaaaatttatataagtaaaaaaaataaaaataaaaataataataataatagtaaaatatatatgaaaatatttaccaagtggtgatttcaatttttgaaatcTTTTATTTACTCTTAATTCTTCTccatttaaaacttttaattgttgtttgaTTACTTTATTtgacattttatttaattaataaatatataaaaaaaaatttccccaagacaaaaataaaaattaaaatttctttcggtttttttttttttttttttttttttttttttttttaaaaaaaaaaaaattccaaattaatcatatattttatctttataattaaattcacaATCTTGTTGTTAATTTATAGATAATTTATCTCAAGATCTTTCAATAATTCtgaaatatataaaaagaataaaaaaataaaaaaaaataaaaataaaaaaataataataaaataaaaataaaaattaaaggataattttgattaatatATTACTAGCTtcagttttaattaaataaattaatacaaatattttatgttgttttatttatttattttaaatacattaaaaattttattttattttatattattttattaggtttggaaaaaaaaaatataatatttatttaaataaataataaaataaaataaataaaataaaataaaataaaataaaataaaataaaataaaataaaataaattgaaaaaaaaaaaaatgaaaatgaaattaaacaattgaattttaatttagagAAAGGTATTAAGGATAAaatggattttttttatttttttaaaaaaaaactaataatctttattttcttttaaaaagtaattctaaattatgtgttataaatagtttttaaataattgactctaattaaatcataggaattaaaaattataaaactataaaaattGGTTAAATAAacccaaaaaataaaaaaaaataaaaaaattgttggtaatatttttttttttttttttttttttttttttttttttttttgaaggtATCACAGCCCAAATtctttggattttttttttttttttataaaaggaaaaataaaataaataaaaaaataaataaataaaaaaagaccggtcgttttttttttttaaagtttttttttttaatttggtttaaaaaaaaaaacaaattttgggttttttttttttttttttttttttttttttttcaaaaccaaattttttcattttttttttttatttttgggtttctgttttaaatttttttatttttatacatttgttgatttaaaaattcactcatatatttatttattatttagagaAGATAcattgtatttttataaagGCTATTAATTGGTAGgtttaattttggttttcatttttcatataaacatggttttggtttttttttttttttttttttccttcaCAATCTTTGATTCCatcgataaaaaaaaaatcaaataggttatatttttttttctttgtgcCAATCTCATTCAAACCCatcaaaaatatattaaatttttttttaaaaaaaaaagaaaaaaaaaaatccttcATGTTTGTGCTTCTGTTGGGGgtgaagaaaataataataataataataatattaataaaaataataataataataataataataatagtaaccaaaaaaaaaaaaattttggttgTTGGGAGGGGCTATCCGAACACATAGATTCTTcaaatccatttttttttttttttttttttattgggaaaatttttggtaaaaaaaaaaaaaaattaaaaataaaaataatcacaaATATCCAcacccccaaaaaaaaaaaaatcataaaaacaCACAAAAAGACGGTTCTTTCATTGATAACTCCACCACAcacacaaaaataaaaaacagtACACacagttgaaaaaaaaaaatatatttttatattgtgagtagtttgtttttttgactATAGAAATATTGAAGAATGGTTTCATCTCatcttttttgaaatatataAACACAAAACACATTCATaatacacacacacacaacattaacaaaaaaataaaaataataaaaaaataaaacaacaataataataaaaataataataataaaaacaaaaaataaaataataaattgtaaaaaaaaatccaacactaacataaaattttattatcattttccaaattttagATCTTcacaataatatataaatatataattaaaccAAACCGAAAGATATACTTCccacaaaataaataataaattgtaataatagtaatatttttaaatatattaataaaaaaataaaaataaaataaaaaataaaaataaaaataaacatataaaataaaaataaaaataacaattaaaaaaaaaataataataataaaataacaaaaataataaaaataataaataaaaaaaaataataatctatactaaaaataataatataaatacatatataaaagagaataaaataaaataaaaataaatattttttttttttttaaataaaaaaaaaaaaaaaaaaaaaaaaaaaaaaaaaaaaaaaaaaaaaaaaaaaaatgataagtagttttttaaaaaagtcaGAAAAAGAATATACAGAAGAAGagattaaaattgaatcaagGTTATTACATAAGAATGTAAAGGAAGGAAATGTTAAACAAGTGAAGAAACTTTTAGGTAAAAAgggtaaattaattataaataccGTCGATGATTTGGATCAATCATCATTGATGATAGCAGCAAGAAACAATAATTTGGAAATGTTTGAATTGGTATTATCAcattataaaatttgtaaGGTAGATATAAATATACCAGACAAGAATGGGTATACATGTTTACATCATTTCCTCTCGATGACCGATATTGATATACGTATGATTTACATTCTATTGGAATGTGAAGATATTCATGTCAATGTGAACAATCGTGATTTGAATACACCATTTCATTATTTCTGTCAAAAGTTTCGTGCACAAAATAATGGTCAATTAAAGGAGGTTTTCGATATACTCATTAAAAAAGGTGTGAATGTCAATGCCATCAATAAGAATGGTGAATCACCACTCCACAAAGCAATTTTCAATACTACAGTGGCTCAAGGTATGATTACATTACTCTTGGAGAATAAATCCAATGTGAATATAGTCAATAAGAATGGTGAGTCACCACTTCACTATTGCGTTAGAATGGGTCGTGCCGATTTGGTTTCCATACTTCTTCAATATGGCGCCGATCGTAGTGCCGTCGCCAAAGATAATAAACCACTCTATCAAATTGCAATCGATGAAAACTTTACAAAGTTAGCCGATCTTCTTAGAGAGGGTGGTG encodes:
- the ku70 gene encoding ATP-dependent DNA helicase (Similar to DNAPK) — translated: MSGTNSWLNNNNNNSNTTLTNTNTIGGTNFGINQFDGDDWDNIFDGNNGDGDGDLDGDSYKSYQNPYSYRDCIIFLIDASKAMFEPNENNEIPFHNAVKCLIQTITDKIITSDSDLIGVCFYNTNKKKNINDFENIYVLSDLDIPDPKIILTLEEMLENSNFTTNGLGNCQGEMPFCDALWTCSTMFSNIKQSGSSSGENSNNNNFKRIFLFTNEDNPNAYNDSIRNSSIQRSKDLSDLNIQIELFSMNKSVNDKFDFSLFYQHILIFADEENYLDPTQFDASSKFSDLRFKLKRKEFKKRSLGKLPLYIGNLNNNNNNSNSLDSQVIISTQLYNLFSHAHKSSPTLLDPKTNLPVKQLIKNVCANTQATLLPSQIKLCYHYGGEPVIFTKDEMQTIKSIDRIGFTLLGFKPLENIKPYHSIKHSQFIFPDDQSIKGSVLAFNALVEQMLKSGKAAICRFTPRSSSSPRMVALIPQEEILQSESEFNNQQLLNSLSSQQQQQQSSQQSSSSQQQQQQQQQQQQQQQQQQQQQLPSSSQQSNNNRKIQIRPRGMHVIYLPFADDIRYPNNIGVKSDGLEIKQENIDKAKNIIKMMKIKFDEKKFVNPGLQKHYASLQAIALERDKVEETVDNIQPDRKLIEKVIDTTQDFSDGIFPVGYASTVSSATSSTSSSSAKRLRDGKDLSTMDWPDMVKSGEIIKLTVDDLKSFLSNQNIKPSSKAKKADLIDLISNLISGGNFKPDKLHLLKKDSPPLSDNTITTNGGDDDDNNRPSKKVKSTSTSTTASKNTSSSSPPLVSAATMNKKAPPKKSFSVKDKNSSNNSSGGSSKANVNDEFDIDFKNSDQDDDTDNESDVNNKATTSTTTITTTTAAPKKNNFVNNGMFDTRELCKYGKNCYRTNKQHLDEYRHQ